Part of the Molothrus ater isolate BHLD 08-10-18 breed brown headed cowbird chromosome 34, BPBGC_Mater_1.1, whole genome shotgun sequence genome is shown below.
ctcctgcacttctgcctcttgctgggcatctccctggctgccctcctgggcaacggcctcatcatcagcgccgtagcctgcggccaccacctgcacacgcccatgttcttcttcctgctcaacctggcccttgctgacctgggctccatctgcaccactgtccccaaagccatgcacaattccctctgggacaccagcaacatctcctacactggatgtgctgcacAGGTCTTTCTGACTTTCTTCTTCCTTGGAGCAGAGTATTTCCTCCTGGCCATCATGTGCTACGACtgctacgtgtccatctgcaaacccctgcactatgggaccctcctgggcagcagagcttgtgcccacatggcagcagctgcctgggccagtgcctttctcaatgctctcatgcacacggccaatacattttccctgcccctgtgccatggcaatgccctgggccagttcttctgtgaaatcccacagatcctcaaaCTGTCCTGCTCCAAGTCCTATCTCAGGGAACTGGGGCTTCTTGCTGTTAGTGGCTGTTTAGGACTCggttgttttgtgttcattgttttctcctatgtgcaggtcttcagggctgtgctgaggatcccctctgagcagggacggcacaaagccttttccacctgcctccctcacctggctgtgctctccctgttcctcagcactAGTATATTTTTGTACTTGAAACCCCCTtccatgtcctccccatccctggatgtggccctgtcagttctgtactcggtggtgcctccagccctgaaccccctcatctacagcctgaggaaccaggagctcaaggctgtagtgtggagactgatgactggatgctttcagaaataataaactCCTGgccaatttctgcaaatcacttgTAATAAAAGTCATCTTAGATTGTACATGTTGGTTTAATTTTGGaagttctttctctttttattttaggtttttaatcttttccacaaataaatctcatttattgtaccatttttcattttgtttctcttcaccttccctgtggccacagactgtgtcaATGAGGGGTTGTGCTCTTGGTGTATTTAAAGGAACTAAGAgatctcccagcagagttttctgcagaggtgcccttttgttgccttctctggagctgcagcagcaatgtctgtgtgcagagctggggcagatcagtgctggcccagcagctgtgcccagcagcagcagcagcacttggtgttgccagtgctgctgccgtggccctgccctgctgccctggtggccctggtgttgctgcaggccCTGAGTGCTCTCcgggccgggcacagccctgggggtggca
Proteins encoded:
- the LOC118700693 gene encoding olfactory receptor 14A16-like, with product MSNSSCIRHFLLLALADTRQLRLLHFCLLLGISLAALLGNGLIISAVACGHHLHTPMFFFLLNLALADLGSICTTVPKAMHNSLWDTSNISYTGCAAQVFLTFFFLGAEYFLLAIMCYDCYVSICKPLHYGTLLGSRACAHMAAAAWASAFLNALMHTANTFSLPLCHGNALGQFFCEIPQILKLSCSKSYLRELGLLAVSGCLGLGCFVFIVFSYVQVFRAVLRIPSEQGRHKAFSTCLPHLAVLSLFLSTSIFLYLKPPSMSSPSLDVALSVLYSVVPPALNPLIYSLRNQELKAVVWRLMTGCFQK